The Aeromonas encheleia genomic sequence GGGCCTGCATCAGCGGGTGGTCGGGGGGCGGCGGCTCCTGGCTCGCCACGTCGAAGCCGGCGCCACCGAGTCGGCCGTTGGCCAGCGCCATCAGCAGCGCCTGCTCGTCCACCAGGCCGCCGCGACCGACGTTGATCAGCAGGGCACCCGGCTTCATCAGCGCCAGCTCCCGCGGACCTATCAGGTGGCGGGTGTAGGGGGTGAGCGGGCAGTGCAGGCTGATGACGTCCGCGCTCTGCAGCAGTTCGTCCAGCGGCAGCCGATCCTCGTCTGCCGCCGCGCCGACCTGGCTCTGGGCGTAGCGCACCTCCATGCCGAGGGCGCTGGCCCGCTGCCCCAGGGCCTGCCCCAGGGTGCCCTTGCCGATGATGCCGAGCCGCTTGCCGTGCAGATCCGAGATGGGGTGATCGAAGAAGCAGAACTGGCCGCTCTGTTGCCAGCGCCCCTCCAGCAAGGACTGGCGCCAGGCGAACAGGTTGCGCGACAGGGCCAGCATCAGCGCCATGGCGTGCTCGGGGACCGAGGGGCCCGAGTAGTTGCGGATGTTGCACACGGCGACGTTGGCGGCGCGGCATGCCTCCAGATCCAGGTTGTCGCTGCCGGTGGCGGCCAGGGCGATCAAGCGCAGCTCCGGCAGCTGGGCCAGCTCGGCTTTGCCGATGCGCACCTTGTTGATGATGGCGATGCTGGCGCACCTGAGCCGCTCCACCACCAGTTCGGGCGTGGTGTGCGGGTAACTTTGCCAGTGATGGGGAAAGTCGGGACGACGCAGGTTGATACCGGCGTCCAGGGTGTCGCTGTCGAGAAACACGATTTGCTGCATTAAGCCTCCTGCCATTCTCTGCCACTGCAGAGTCGCCATGATGCCAAAGATGGGGGGGCGGGGGCCAGCCCGATGAGCCGGTGGCGGATGGCGTGTCGGAAGCCGCTCATCCCCCGGCCGGGGAAGATCAGATCCAGCCGAGGTGGGTCAGCCAGCCCTGGATGCGGGCGGGTGTCTCGTCCAGTTCCATCAGGGCGTAGGGGCGGTAATTGAGCTTGTGGCTGCGCCGGCTCTCGCTGCGCCTGGCCTCGGCCGCCAGCAGCGGCCAGCGGCCGCCGTCCTCCTGATAGAGATCCAGGGTGGGGACGCTGGCCTGGGCCACCTGTTTGGCCAGGGTCTGGTTGCTCAGCTGGTTGGGAAAGAAACCGTTGAGCAGCACCAGCGCATCGGGGGCGGGCAACTGCTCGCTGGTGATGAGGTTGGCGGCCCAGGCCGCGCTGGTGCCTTGCGCCAGCAGCAGCTTGAAGCCGCCCTCCTGCAGCTTGGCGTCACCTAGCTTGACGATGCGCTCGGCAAATTGCTGGCGAAACGCCTCTATGGTCTCCTGCTTCTTCTCGGCGGCCGGATCCAGCTCCGTCTGCTGGGGGGAGGGCAGCAGCAGCAGGGTGTCAAAGCCGAGTCGCCCCAGCTCCCGGGTCAGTTGCCACAGCTGGCCGCTGCGCTGCCAGTCCGGCAGCAGGATCGCCAGCCCCAGGTAGTTGTCGCTGTCGTGCTTGGCAAACAGCACCCGCTGCTTGTCTATCTGGGCGCTGTCCGCCACCCCCTTCCAGTCGCTCTCCTGCCAGTGATCGAGCGGGGCTGGGGGCGAGATCTCGCTGGCCGGCGAGGTGGTGCTCGCCAGCAGGGTCAATATCAGCAGTGGTAAGGATAATCTGGCCATGATGCGCTCCCCGGTTGAGTGGGTTAGCGGCGCCGGGCCGGTTTTCTGAAGGAGGATCTGCGGGGGAGAGGGAAGGGCTTGCCCTCCCTCTCAATGGGCTCAGCGGCGGGCAAGCCTCCCAAGCTGCCTGTCGTGCAGGGGGGAGAGCAGCAGCAGGGCGCTGATGGCGCCGATCAGGG encodes the following:
- a CDS encoding DUF3530 family protein, which encodes MARLSLPLLILTLLASTTSPASEISPPAPLDHWQESDWKGVADSAQIDKQRVLFAKHDSDNYLGLAILLPDWQRSGQLWQLTRELGRLGFDTLLLLPSPQQTELDPAAEKKQETIEAFRQQFAERIVKLGDAKLQEGGFKLLLAQGTSAAWAANLITSEQLPAPDALVLLNGFFPNQLSNQTLAKQVAQASVPTLDLYQEDGGRWPLLAAEARRSESRRSHKLNYRPYALMELDETPARIQGWLTHLGWI
- a CDS encoding D-2-hydroxyacid dehydrogenase gives rise to the protein MQQIVFLDSDTLDAGINLRRPDFPHHWQSYPHTTPELVVERLRCASIAIINKVRIGKAELAQLPELRLIALAATGSDNLDLEACRAANVAVCNIRNYSGPSVPEHAMALMLALSRNLFAWRQSLLEGRWQQSGQFCFFDHPISDLHGKRLGIIGKGTLGQALGQRASALGMEVRYAQSQVGAAADEDRLPLDELLQSADVISLHCPLTPYTRHLIGPRELALMKPGALLINVGRGGLVDEQALLMALANGRLGGAGFDVASQEPPPPDHPLMQALQYPNFILTPHVAWASEESMQRLADQLIDNINAFAEGRRQHRLV